The following are from one region of the Paraglaciecola sp. L1A13 genome:
- a CDS encoding LysR family transcriptional regulator, whose product MDFESVRVFVDVMKRGSFAAVARQRNVDPSSISRSVASLESQLGFRLFQRTTRKLSPTEAGNEYFSRVQNLMGEFDRAGEAALDLVSLPTGTLRITACTSFGQRVLAPILPEFRALYPDLTLELLLMDSHVDLVKEQIDVAIRFGQRPVGDFISHKLVSRRFHVCASPTYIKTHCKPKDPTALSELDCLLFSMPGYRSTWKFRDLHNNTLDVPVTGHLLISHGLTMTACTVAGLGPALLPDWLCQDEIQNGLLVDLFPDYACTATEFDTAAWLVYQSRSYLPSKVRVFVDFLKAKVSGQA is encoded by the coding sequence ATGGATTTTGAATCTGTACGAGTATTTGTAGATGTTATGAAGCGTGGTAGCTTTGCTGCCGTTGCTCGTCAACGCAACGTTGACCCTTCATCTATTTCCCGCTCTGTTGCGAGCTTGGAGTCTCAGTTGGGCTTCCGGCTTTTCCAAAGGACCACCCGAAAGCTCTCGCCTACCGAAGCAGGCAATGAGTATTTTTCTCGCGTTCAAAATCTCATGGGTGAATTTGACCGAGCCGGTGAAGCCGCTTTAGATTTGGTTAGCTTGCCTACGGGTACATTACGAATAACGGCTTGCACCTCCTTTGGGCAAAGAGTCTTGGCGCCGATTTTGCCAGAATTTCGCGCTTTGTACCCCGACCTGACGCTCGAACTATTATTAATGGACAGCCATGTGGATCTCGTTAAGGAGCAAATTGATGTTGCTATCCGGTTCGGGCAACGACCTGTGGGTGATTTCATTTCACATAAATTGGTTTCCAGGCGATTCCATGTTTGTGCGAGTCCTACGTATATTAAAACGCACTGTAAGCCGAAAGATCCTACTGCTTTGAGTGAGCTTGATTGTCTTTTGTTTTCGATGCCTGGGTATCGCAGCACATGGAAATTTCGCGATTTACACAATAATACGTTGGATGTGCCTGTGACCGGCCATTTACTGATTTCCCATGGGCTCACCATGACAGCTTGTACTGTGGCAGGCCTTGGTCCCGCTCTTCTACCCGACTGGCTTTGCCAAGATGAGATACAAAACGGGCTGCTTGTGGACTTGTTCCCTGATTACGCATGCACCGCAACAGAATTCGATACTGCCGCTTGGCTGGTCTATCAGAGTCGCTCATATTTGCCGTCAAAAGTACGGGTATTTGTTGATTTTTTAAAAGCTAAAGTCTCAGGTCAGGCCTAA